ATGTATGTCTGCGGGGGCTGTGCACAGATGCTTAGATAAAATCTGTCCACAACACAGGGTAAACCTCTTCATTTATTTGATTGTTTGTGGCATTTGCAAATTCCAGCAACAGAGCCCAGGAATGCATCTCTTTCCCTGGCCAAGTTGTcaggctcctgcagccctgccacgGTGAGGGCAGCTGAAGGAGGATGCCACAAGTGGGCAGAATTGTGGGATGGATTACCCGTATCATTGAAAACTTGGGAAGGTTGTTTAAAAGTTGTTACTGAAGCAAGATAAATATTTGCCGGGCATGATCCCACCGTGTAATGACAAGTAAGCTGTATGGAATGtgttaataaaatataaatgttctgaaaaggaaacaaatgttgCGGAtgagaaaacaaggacaaaacgGACTTGTGGCACCTCCAaaggcaacaactgaaaacatatttACACGGACTGGGCTGAAGTGTCTTGTATCTGTCTTCTGAGGAACATAAATTGCAGTGTGTGCAGATCACCCAGTAGAGTAGTGGGTTTTCAGTCTGCCATAAAACCCCAAATACTGCTTGCAACATAATGAGGTTTATCCATCTTTTACTAACGCGGAGATgtggggctcggctgctggagaaatgGGGAGTCACCCGACTCACTGCATGAGTGGCCTGTGCCAGCACCTGGGGCAGAAGCTTTGGTGCTGCCCAGCGCGGGGACCCGAGGTCACACCATGCCCTGTTGCAGGCTGGCGATCACCTGTAGCCTACGGGCAaaccccttctcctccccagccacaAACTGGGCAGCTGCAGTGGATCTGCATGGGCTCCAGCGAAGGCTTTTGGCACACGAAGTGCCAAGAGCCAGTGGTGCTGCCCTGGTGGTGATGCCCTGGGGGTGGTGGAGCATCCTGGTGGTGATGCTCCAGGGGTGCTGTCCCAGGGGCAATGCCCTGCCAGGCAGCTCTGAGATGGTGCTGGCAGCACCTTGGCGGGACCAGAAGACCCCACTTGCGGCCTTGGGAAGATGCACATCCAGCAGCTTGCTTGCAGGCCCTGGGACAGCTGCGGGTCTCACTCTTGCACTggcagaaacacaggaaaatgccCGGGCCGGGGAAGGCTCTGGCACAAGTCCTACCATCCTACAGCTACTTGGTATCCCACAGCAGAGGTaggcagagggcagcaggacTTATTGGGGAAGCACAAATAAGGGTTTTGGAAGGGGCAGCACCGGGAACAACAAGAACGAGGAGGTGGGGGCACCGGGCGCGCTATAGCGAGGGCGCCAGGGAGCGGTACAAGCGGGGGGTGGAGCTCGGGCAGTTCGTAGGTTTCCGGCAGGGGCTACCGAAGATTGCCGAAGAGGAGGGGCGATGCGCATGCGCTCTGTGGTGGTGCCTCCTTGTGATGGCGGCGGCAGAAATGGAGGCGGGCGGTCTGCGCTCTGGCatggccggggccgcggggcctgCGGTAGacgaggccggggccggggccggggccgcgggcccTGCGGTGGACGAGGCGGGGGCCGCGGACGAGGccgaggcgccgccgccgcctttgCCGGGGCTGCAGCTGGTGCAGCAGGGCGCCGAGGCGCGCGTTTACCGGGGGCTCTTCCTCGGGCGGGCGGCGGTGGCCAAGCTCCGCATCCCGAAGCGGTACCGCCACCCGGCGCTGGAGGAGCGGCTGAGCCGGCGGCGCACGGCGCAGGAGGCGCGGTCGCTGCTGCGGTGCCGGCGGGCAGGTGGGCccaggggcggcggggccggggcagggcgggccggggcggcgtgAGGCGAGGCAGCGCTGGTAGGACAGACACCCCTGGGCCCCGGGTGCCTCCGCGCTCACCGGCAGCCCTCCCGGCTCTGCACGTCGCTCGGAGCAAGGAACAGACACTTGACGGCCTTCCTGCTTTGTCCTGAAGGAGGCAGGTGGTTTCTTCTCATCCCGGGGCAACCCGCTGTGCTTTTTCAGAGTGCCCCCCTAAAACGCAGCTTGTCCTCAGTCAGAAAGCCCCTCCCCTTTTGCCGGGGAGTCTCACCCCAGAAGGGGCTGATCCTCTTAGCGAGCTCGAGCTGCCAGCTAGTTTTAAGGCTGGAGGCTAGTGCAGCATGGGTTGGAAACCAGGGGCTGGCGGGGGCCATCCCTAGATATGGATTATCAGTGGCCAGGGGTGATCTCAACTGGCATTTCTGCTTAAGGCTTGtattggttgtgttttgttgttaaaAGTCGGAAAACCCTGTAAATTAACTGCTAGCGTTTCatttgctcttcttttaaatAGGGATTTCAGCTCCAGTGGTCTACTTCGTGGATTATGTCACCAACTCCATATATCTTGAAGATATTGTAGGTTCAATTACTGTTCAAGATCATATTAATTCTGTACAACAGAGTGGAAGCGATACCAGTAGCCTCCTTACCTTAGCAGAGAAGATGGGCGAGCTGTTAGCAAGAATGCACGATGAAGATCTTATACATGGGGATCTTACAACTTCCAATATACTTCTGCGGCCACCCACAGAGAAGCTGGACTTGGTGCTGATAGACTTTGGACTCAGTTTTATTTCAGGTCTTCCGGAGGATAAAGGAGTTGATTTGTATGTTCTGGAAAAAGCCTTCCTTAGCACTCATCCAGATACTGAAACTATGTTTAAAGCTTTGCTAAAGACCTATGCAGCTACATCTAAGAAATCTGGTCCTGTGATCAAAAGGCTAGATGAAGTACGACTAAGGGGAAGGAAGAGATCCATGATTGGGTAGAAGAGGGCGGGCGTAGGGATGGAGAAATATTACTACTTGGGTTCTGCAAATATGGTTATTTATATTTCTAGTTGGTTTTATTTCAGAGATCACTATTTTGATAACTGTGtcctcaaataaataaatttgaatgAGTTTATTAAGTGTCATAAAGTAACCAAAGTAATTGTGAGATGGGAGCACAGACAAGAGAGAAACAACTAAAGGTCACTTCTTTCCCAAACgttaaatatttcttctaaaaagtAGTTTACAGTGTCATTCCACTCACCCTCTTTCTTTGTGTGGTTAGAATCATACAGAGTAATCTTTCTCAGCCTGTGGACCATGGATTTATGGGAGGTAAGTGGGACCTGGAGATACCAGAGCATCTGCAAAAGGTAATTAAGAGAAACGAATGTGTTATTTTTCTCAGAAGACTTTACAACAAAGCGTTTAAGTTCATTATAAATGTCTCTGCACATCCTGACAATCTTTAGGAGGACTGAATTCCAGGACACAGGTGATGCTGAAATACAGCACTAAACATAAGACAGATTCATTTTCTTCCAATAGtaattttggcttttttcagTCAATAGTATTTCCTTaagcaaatataaaaattgtTAATCAAGAACAGTTTTCTGCTGAGAAAATTTAAGAAGTCTGCTGTAAATTTCCATTTTTGGAGCTTTGTAAGAGGGACTGCTTGTGTTGTGATTGCCTGCCTAGGTGGGCAATTGACAGGGGTAGGCAGTAGTAATACTGGTTTTTTTGGTAACTTTTTCTATATTACTTGATTTTCTGGATTACTGTATCTAATGGTGTGAACGTAAGATGGCCCAGAGGAAAAACTTGAAAACCCCACAGTAGATGGGTTAGATGATAATCAGTCCTCTGCGTTACAGGCAGACTGGGCTGTGACTTGTCTGCTGGCTGAGAGCACGAGCTTATCATTTACTTCAGATAATGATTTAAAAGAAACGGTGAGCTTCTCGCTGAGCGATTTGCTGTGTTGGGCGGCCTCGTGGTCTATCGGGTAAGATCCTGTTCTCTTATGCTGTCACTGGTGCTGTGTCTGAAAATGCTTGTGCAAAAGAGGGAGCAAACCCTGCAGAAACCCCCTTTCTGCACGGCAGTGTTTCTCACCTCTTTACAGCCACGGACATGTCCCTTCCCAACGGCTCCTTCCATCcggaggggaaaaagcagcagtgaaaagcaGCGCGGGGATTGTGGTGGGCACGACTCTGCCTGGCaggggagatggggatggagggCTGCTTCCTCCCTGCTTAAAGCGAAGAAACCTGAGCAAACCCCTGCCTGGGGACACGCTAGGAGGGGACGGGGCCAGCGGGACCCCTCTCGCTGGGCACCGCGGCCCCAGCCCGCAGGGTGCTGGGAGCTCCGGGTAGGGAGAGGCGCGAGGCACGAGCCCGGGGCTGCGTTTTgggagcggaggggctgcggggTCGGACAGGCGGCGCCGAGAACCACAAGGCGCTGCCGGGGTGGGATGGTACCTCCGTGCGGTGGCGCCGCC
This region of Harpia harpyja isolate bHarHar1 chromosome 1, bHarHar1 primary haplotype, whole genome shotgun sequence genomic DNA includes:
- the TP53RK gene encoding EKC/KEOPS complex subunit TP53RK; translation: MAAAEMEAGGLRSGMAGAAGPAVDEAGAGAGAAGPAVDEAGAADEAEAPPPPLPGLQLVQQGAEARVYRGLFLGRAAVAKLRIPKRYRHPALEERLSRRRTAQEARSLLRCRRAGISAPVVYFVDYVTNSIYLEDIVGSITVQDHINSVQQSGSDTSSLLTLAEKMGELLARMHDEDLIHGDLTTSNILLRPPTEKLDLVLIDFGLSFISGLPEDKGVDLYVLEKAFLSTHPDTETMFKALLKTYAATSKKSGPVIKRLDEVRLRGRKRSMIG